The Prosthecobacter vanneervenii genome has a segment encoding these proteins:
- a CDS encoding type II secretion system protein GspD, which translates to MRQFHALFQLKLLLCLALAAFAGSSLRAQFNSNAAQLLSPEYEAEAGKLRIAAPQQYDFSKAMLSDVLRFLATDAGISFFSLPDDSAEGSKLITFSIKASPFQVLETLCKANGLAIIPDHGIWYIRPADDRELIGKSYEIKNNAVEMVERVSSSGTTSMRTGAISSAATGMDLQGTSQAFEVKRSEVVNDIRALLGLGPEEAEGAAAMGGGGAGIPGIAAGAGGAGMGGGALDEARAMNSNELSSVRKPKVIWKSDSNTLYIVATRLQHMWVEGFLSAADKPQSLIAIEVKFIETSRDPSREFGMDWSSTLGSGGTFRQVTESNTTVDTTTGLPTTTIKYNNTPTTGGYATSVQSLLEVFNVNQMAHNSFPMTSILSAQDVNLKLRALMQDQETNTTSYPRMVTLSNREVAIRAVVNQPVLDASSTASSGSTGATTTTKVAYLPIGTVLNILPKRMQSDKVLLNMAVTVSSIIGSQVISGNPYPVASSRVYNAPVEIESGYTVAVGGLDEATEKEAQTGVPFLSKIPGLKWLFDYKSRSKNHKSLMLFITPTIIDARNGGLPAEPQSVVPRRPGLASKPRVDSSTGTLVGGSRALPDAVAYLSRECEILGNTVKESRITPELTQKLKELKIAVERINAQCENLKLSEPQQFGMIDQQQQSLKTILERLASFQRTLFTKKYL; encoded by the coding sequence ATGCGCCAATTTCATGCTTTGTTCCAGCTAAAACTCCTGCTCTGCCTAGCTCTGGCAGCCTTCGCAGGAAGCTCTCTGCGCGCCCAGTTCAACTCCAACGCCGCCCAGCTGTTATCCCCTGAGTATGAGGCGGAAGCAGGCAAGCTCAGAATCGCCGCGCCACAGCAGTATGACTTTTCCAAAGCCATGCTGAGCGACGTACTGCGCTTTCTGGCCACCGATGCGGGCATCTCCTTCTTTTCCCTGCCGGACGACAGCGCCGAAGGCAGCAAGCTCATCACCTTTTCCATCAAGGCCAGCCCCTTCCAGGTGCTGGAGACGCTGTGCAAGGCCAACGGGCTCGCCATCATACCAGACCATGGCATCTGGTACATCCGCCCGGCGGACGACCGTGAGCTCATCGGCAAGTCCTATGAGATCAAAAACAACGCCGTGGAAATGGTGGAGCGCGTGTCCTCCTCCGGCACCACCTCCATGAGGACCGGGGCCATCAGCAGCGCCGCCACCGGCATGGACCTGCAGGGCACCAGCCAGGCCTTTGAGGTCAAGCGCAGCGAGGTCGTCAATGACATCCGCGCCCTGCTGGGCCTGGGCCCGGAGGAGGCAGAAGGCGCAGCCGCCATGGGCGGCGGTGGTGCCGGCATCCCTGGCATCGCGGCCGGTGCAGGGGGCGCAGGCATGGGCGGCGGTGCGCTGGATGAGGCCCGCGCCATGAACTCGAATGAACTCAGCTCCGTGCGCAAGCCCAAGGTCATCTGGAAATCCGACTCCAACACCCTCTACATCGTGGCCACACGCCTGCAGCACATGTGGGTGGAGGGCTTTCTGTCCGCTGCGGACAAGCCGCAGTCCCTCATCGCCATCGAGGTGAAGTTTATCGAGACCTCGCGCGACCCCTCGCGTGAGTTTGGCATGGACTGGAGCTCCACGCTGGGCAGCGGCGGCACATTCCGCCAGGTGACGGAGTCCAACACCACCGTGGACACCACCACCGGCCTGCCCACCACCACCATCAAGTACAACAACACGCCCACCACCGGCGGCTACGCCACCTCTGTGCAGTCGCTGCTGGAGGTCTTTAACGTGAACCAGATGGCGCACAACTCCTTCCCCATGACCAGCATCCTCAGCGCGCAGGACGTGAACCTGAAGCTGCGTGCGCTCATGCAGGACCAGGAGACCAATACCACCTCCTACCCGCGCATGGTCACGCTGAGCAACCGAGAGGTGGCCATCCGCGCCGTGGTCAACCAGCCCGTGCTCGATGCCAGCTCCACCGCCAGCTCCGGCTCCACCGGCGCCACCACCACCACCAAGGTGGCCTACCTGCCCATCGGCACCGTGCTCAACATCCTGCCCAAGCGCATGCAGTCGGACAAGGTGCTGCTGAACATGGCCGTGACCGTCTCCAGCATCATCGGCTCCCAGGTCATCTCCGGCAATCCCTACCCGGTGGCCTCCTCCCGCGTGTACAATGCCCCCGTGGAGATCGAATCCGGCTACACCGTGGCCGTGGGCGGCCTGGATGAGGCCACAGAGAAGGAAGCGCAGACCGGCGTGCCCTTCCTGAGCAAGATCCCCGGCCTGAAATGGCTCTTTGACTACAAGAGCCGCAGCAAGAACCACAAGAGCCTCATGCTCTTCATCACGCCCACCATCATCGATGCACGCAATGGCGGCCTGCCTGCCGAGCCGCAGTCCGTGGTGCCGCGCCGCCCCGGCCTGGCCTCCAAGCCCCGCGTGGACAGCAGCACCGGCACCCTGGTGGGCGGCAGCAGGGCCCTGCCAGACGCCGTGGCCTACCTCTCCCGCGAATGCGAGATCCTCGGCAACACCGTCAAGGAAAGCCGCATCACCCCCGAGCTGACGCAGAAGCTCAAGGAGCTCAAGATCGCCGTGGAGCGCATCAATGCACAGTGCGAAAACCTCAAGCTCTCCGAGCCCCAGCAGTTTGGCATGATCGACCAGCAGCAGCAGTCCCTGAAGACCATCCTGGAGCGCCTCGCCTCCTTCCAGCGCACGCTCTTCACCAAGAAATACCTCTGA